The region GCTGCTGATAAACGGTGATGCCGCCAGCATCGATGATGCCCGCATCGGAGCGGTAGCGCGCAATTTCCTGTTCCTGTTCGATCACCCGCTCGCGCAGCTCATTCACGCGCGCCGACAGGAAGTCGCCGGCCCGCGAGGTTGCTTCGCCCCGGTCCGTCAGCTGATCGAGAATATAAAGCTCGGCGGTCGTGTTTGCCGCCAACGCGGTAAATGCCGGATCCTCCGACGTGTAACTGATCGTGATGACACGGCTGATGTTGGACGGGGTTACGGACAGGCCACCGAGATACTGACCGGCGGCGAGTTCGCGCAGATACGCCTCGCGATCCTCGGGCTCCCACGTCATCAGGGGATGGACCTCGGCCTCGGCCTTCGTTTCCTCGGCCTCGACTTCCAGGATGTCCTCGGGACTGCCGATGATGGAAAGCAGGAAGACCTTCCCGGCCTTGACCAGGCTTTCGAACAGGCTGGGTTCCGGTTCCCACAGGATCGGATTGAAAAGCGGGCTCTTGGTCAACTGCAGTCGATCGACAGCCTGAAAGGCGAGCTCGCGACTCTTGATAACTTCAGCCTCGGTTTCGTTCGTATAATAGTCCGGCGTCAACCCGCTCACGACGGATTCAATATCGACCACATTCTGCCGGTTCGGCTCCACGACGATCTTGGTACTGGCGGAATAGAGCGGCGTGATCTGGTTAACCATCATCACGGTGATCGCGGTGATGATGAACATGACACCGGCGATCAGGAATTTCCGGCGCCGCAGAATCGACAACAGACGCCGAAGGCTGAAGCCCTCGGACTCAGGCGCCGGCATCATGAAGCCCTGGTCGGGCTGCGCGCCGTAATCCTGTGTCGGAAATTGCGAAACCGTGCTCATCGAATCTTTAAACCTGGACGACCAATCTTGTGAATATAAGCGCGCCCTCACCGCTTCCGCCGTCAACGAACGCGGAACTGCCAAACTCTATTTGGCACTGATGAAGGGCACTCTCTATACACAAATTCTTGCACTCCGGATCAAAAAAGATCATCTGCCCCGATAAGAGCAATTTGCATGCCAGACCGCGAACCTGATCCCGACTCTGTCAGATTGCCCCCGCGACGCGCGAAACGGAAATACCCGGCACACGATCAGGCAGCCCGGATTCGGACTACCCTTGGTATTCTGCGCGAGTATGTGGGGGCTTGAGCGACTTGTAAATGTATTTCTAATAATATGTTTTAAAGTCGGCTAACAAACAATTGATAAAACTTATTAAAATCCGTTATCCATACCAGGTTTAGGGTGCCGGATAGGCCCGAATACCGGGCTTGGTATCGCCAGCCCTACCTGTATGATATTCAGTCTAAAACAGGCGTCGGCGCACTTCCAGGGTGTCACCCGGCAGCACCGGTGCATTCGGGGTTGCGGCGTATTTGATATCGCCAACTTCCGTTTCCCGGACGATAACAATCTCAGACTGATCCGCGCGACGGGTAAACCCGCCCGCAATAGCCACCGCCTGTCGCACATTGAGACCGGACAGGAAGGGATAGCTGCCCGGCGCGTTCACCTGACCGAGAATATAAAACGGCCGGAAGTTCAGAACCTCAACGGAGACTCGCGGCTCGACCACAAAGTCCCGGTTGAGGTCGTCCGCGATGATGGCGCGAAGCTCTTCCAGGGTATGACCGCTGGCCTGCACCTGGCCCAGCAGCGGGTAAGCGATCTCGCCCGTACCGTCGACCTCGAATTCGCCGGAGAGATCCGGATGACCGAACACGGATATCGCAAGCCTGTCGCCCCCGCCCATCCGGTAAAAACCGCCGCTTGCGGCGTTGTCAGTCGTCAGGCCGATCTGTTCGGGCGCCAGGGGCAATTCGACATCGGTCGAAATCAGGTCGCACGCCGCAAGAGCAAACATCGCAACAAATAATGTTCCGGTTTTTCGCATGGTCACATTCCTGTTCGCCGGCAGGCGGCGTTCACGCTTGTAATTGATTCTATAGTTCCGCGCCAACACGCAAGGACACCCTGTTTTCGGTCATTTCGTCGGTTGCCAGGTCGCCATCCTGTATTTCACGGGTCAACGACAGCCGGGAGTAGACATTCCGGTTGATGGCCCAGTCGGCGACGAGCCCCAGAATCATGGCCTGACGCGACGTGTTGGTCCCGATACCCTCGAATTCCTCGACCCGGAACGTCGTCTCGGCCGTCAGAATCCAATCGTCTTGCGGCGTCCAGTCCACACTGGTGGTCAGGGACCGGGTCAGCGTGCCCGATACGCCCTCGGCCGCCGCGCCTTCGAAAGTCTGGTTCAACGTACCGCTCAGCGTGGTCACCGAGGTCGGATTCCAGACGAAGGTGCCACGGGAGAGATAATTGACGGTGTCTTCAAACTGCTCGTCCTTGTTCTTGCGCGTGGACAGGCCGGCGAGAAACTCGAGGAACGTGATCGGCGTCGCGTTCAAGCGAACGCCCGCAGTCATCTCATATTCGTTATAGTCCCGGATCGTGCCAAAATCGTCCACTTTGACACGGAATCGGCTGAAGAAGGCCCGTGGTTGCACGAAAACCGTCGTTCCTTCCTCGATCTCCCAGC is a window of Alphaproteobacteria bacterium DNA encoding:
- a CDS encoding polysaccharide biosynthesis/export family protein, encoding MRKTGTLFVAMFALAACDLISTDVELPLAPEQIGLTTDNAASGGFYRMGGGDRLAISVFGHPDLSGEFEVDGTGEIAYPLLGQVQASGHTLEELRAIIADDLNRDFVVEPRVSVEVLNFRPFYILGQVNAPGSYPFLSGLNVRQAVAIAGGFTRRADQSEIVIVRETEVGDIKYAATPNAPVLPGDTLEVRRRLF